In the genome of Brachypodium distachyon strain Bd21 chromosome 3, Brachypodium_distachyon_v3.0, whole genome shotgun sequence, the window AGATCTATTTCTCAATTCAAACCGGCaaatgtatgcatgcatgcatgcaggattAAGggggtagctagctaggtgcaAATGTGCAATGCAAGGGCAGCCGTGCTCGTACGTGCGTGGATGCATGGGAATCAAGACTTGGCCAGGGAGATCAGATCGTGCGGGCATATGGAGTGGACCTAGCAGCACCTGCAAGATCGATCGGTATTGCAAATGCATGTGGACTGTGGTTGGTACATAGCTGACAGGCAGGAGCACGGCTCATTAATGGCCAGAGGAAAAGGAGGACGTCTCGTCGCCATCTGCATATAAATGATGGAGATCCCCACATGCGCGCCGCTGTGCATATAGTACGCCAGATATTATTATCACGGCCGTGGACGGCCTGGACATCAAGTCGTCGTGCATCTCTCAACTGAATATATATCCATGACACACTGGACATGATCATCTGAGACCCGGTCCTGGTCCTCCTACCTACTGCATATGTGATAGCATCAATGCGTATGCGCCACAATGAAATATGTACATGGATGTGACCACGGACATATATGTCTAGTCATTTCTAGCTTCAGCCGTTCAGACTTCAGATACTGCACTGTGGGCGGCCGGCCATCTTCAAGACCATACCACGTACATCATCAGTATTCAGTTGGGCCAATTAATCCATTTGGCGCATTCATAGACTCGCTAAACAAATTTATtcgagtaaatttcacaaaatcacacaAAAAAGTTAGAACAGATCTGTCGTGGAGCCACAATTAATGCAAAACCGTACGCAGGACCACACTGTGGTTCCGCGACAGAGTTGCCTCAAAAAATATGGTTTTGTAAAATTTACTCTCAAACAACGAAATGGCAAAGATTCTGATGATGATATATATAATTGGTACTCCTTACATTGAAAACTTATGTGTTCATTTTGAagtttgatgttattttttcGGAAAGTCTTATCAGCCCTACCCGCCCTGTCACATGCATGGGGCTCGGCTGGGGCCTGCTTTTGGTCCAAACGATGGCCTCGATGAGTTGCCAAACATGGTTGGGATCTGTAACAATGTATGATTTCAACATGTACATCTGTGTGTTACCCTTGATATTGACACTAGATTACGCGGACGAGACGAACTAGtaccctccgtcacatattcggtgactcaaatttatttaaaaataaacGTAAATATATTAGGTGCGAGCAGCAGATCACAAGAGAGTGTCCTCCACCACACCACCAAACGACATCTGCCAATCTATAGCTCTTTCTGAATGCAAACCGGCATGAATCGGTGATACTGGACTTGGGGTAAATCGTGCAAAGGAGCACCATTGCATCTGACATACAAGAGCACGGTTAAACACGTCTTTCCTCGGCGGTGGGCCTGGAAAAGGACGACGACACAGAAAGCCCACACTACTCCGTGGCCACCCGTTCCAGGTGATGTCCACACAAGACATCGTACGTATACTCGTACGTGCTGTAGATATTATCACGGCCTGACGGCCGTCGACCGACCGATCTTCATGTATCTCAATGAATATCCATGACATGAACAGACCCGATGctcctgcctgcctgcccgcTGCATCTGTACGCTCGTATTAAAGCCACAATGAATGTATGTGCAGTTGTGCATGTGAGCACAGACATATAATGTCTAGCTATTTCTAGGTTAAGTGCAGACTTTAGAGTGCACTGTAGGCGTCCATGTTCTATAGTACTGTACACCCCATATATACGTACTTGGACTTGGAGTACAGTACCATACGTAGTACGGAGTATGTACGTGGAGCCACGCAGACGGCTCATGTGATCTATTAATGCAATCGGTCAGTCCAGTCCCCAACTGAAGGCATTCACTTCCAAGAAAGGTTCCGGCCGGCCTccgtttcaaatttcaaatcactACTTGTAAATATAGCTCTGGCTTTCGAAAGGGCTGCATGGAAATCTGCGATCCAGTGCCTGAATCTTGATTAtctctttgttttttgtttacttttaGTTTCCACAATTTTCTGTCTGGGTTTCATATCTAGCCTACCCCAACTTGCTTGGGACAAAAGGCTTAGTTGTTGTTATTGTTACTACGGATTAATTGTAAATATATCTCTTGTatacctgaaaaaaaaaaaagaaatcttataatgctccctccatttcttAAAATATGTCATATTACCTTTCATTAAAACAAGATTTTGACCATAAATTACTATGTCAAGGTATGATTTATATGATATGAAATTAGTATTGCTATGGTTATCAAATGTAGTTCATGATACTTGCGGTTTCATGTCATGTGAACCACatttaacatagtaatttgtggtcaaagtcttgtcttaatgaaaacaAATATGACACTTTTTAAGGAACAGAGAGTGTACTTGTGCAAATCACTAAATTAAAAGTTGGTTGGTCCttctggaaaagaaaaacaacctCGTTCTCATAACTAGCCTCAAGCCCGTCTGCATTGAAATTTacatgttactccctccgtaccatattaagtgacgacattctattacatatatctagacacattttggatatagatacatccatatttgagaaaaataatttgagtcagttaatataggagggagggagtattttctaGAAATACACAAAGAACAGCCAGCACTCGCACATTGTCATTGGAGTTGGGCTCATGATGTTTGAACAATGTTGACATGGAGTACGCCGTTTGTTACTGGAAGAAAATAATCTGCCTTTGCATAGCGTCAAATAATTAACCGGGGTTTAATCCCTAATGGGCTAGAGCCTCCAAGTACAATCACTAGCTCCATTAAAACCATCCGAGCAATGTTTTGATACTTTGCCGTGTCGTCACATACCAATGCTGAGATAAGGTTATCCTATTTAATTGCCATATTTTAGATGAAAACAAAAGGTTTAGTACTCCTTTCActccataaaaaatgttgcCCATTTAGTATAAAATGAACGACACagtttatggatcggagggagtactagttttGTTCAAACAACATGGTTGTAATGTTTGATTGGCCAGCTCCTCGTAtgaatagttttttttccgaTAAAGGGAGCTTTTATTGAATTTAAAAGTTGCATCAAGAGGATACATCAAGTAAGCCCGCAGCCGGCGCCTCCATAACGTGATGCACACAGCCCAGGTATCGTATGAATAGTTGGCAGAGTATAACACTCATAAATGCAAAAGCAGTAGGCCAACCTCTCGCCAAAATGAACAGTAGGGGGAGGGGTCCTGGGTGTGGCCTTCATTAATGTTCATCAAACCTACAAGCACGTTGATCTATCCTTTAATTTGCAACTAACCTAGCTAGAGCATACACTTATCCCAAAGAGTGTGGAATCAGAATCGCAAAATGAATCGTGTTGCCGTTCCCGCAGCAATTATTGGTCCAGCAGCTTAATTTCCTCTACCGAATGAAATGCCGGGCGGCTACgggaacaaagaaaaataattagGCATACTTCGACACTTCGTACGACGAGAAAAAAATTCCACGCGCCGGGTGTATCGTAATTTATGCCGGAGCGGGTACGGGAAGGAAAAGAATTCAGAAACGTGGCTTCGTACGAGGGTACTGAGAGATCGGCATTGTAATCCGAAACCGCCAACCCAGGAAAATCAGCCCAATAAACGGAAATGCAGGTAGTGTACACTCCGTATATGTACTTGTACTTGGAGTACCTTAACAAAATGTACTTGGAGTACCATGGATCCATGCAGACGGAGGAGCAATTTGCCGATGGTTAATACCATCTATCCCATAATTGTTGTCGTGGTAAAATCACAACGAAGATTATGGGATGAAGAGAGTATATATATGAAACACGGGTTGTATATAATTCGTAGCTACTAATACTATACTTGCTTTACGCCTTTACCCATGGACTATGGTTAAACTAGGGCTGTAGCATATACtcccccgtttcataattcttgtctcaaatttgtccaaacatggatgtatctattcctaaaaaatgtctggatacatgtaatatttcgacaagaattatggaacggagggagtacttctctacttaattttgtttgtagcgacaaaatatatattgaGATTGGTAGTTATTAATGAAATGAGACATAAAATATCACTAAACATGTCGGTAAATTAAGTAGTGCTCATAGTATATTGAGTTTACGCCTTTTAGCAACACGACGTATTCGTAGTCAAAGTAATATGGGCGGCAAAATTAGGTACGTACGTGCACCCCATCGAAGACGGTGCCTGTATATAACTTAGAACCTGGTTTCCCCCTAAGGTCTATCACTTGCGAGCGCTACATTCGTCGTCCATTTGACTACGAACATGGCTCCCTTTGCAGCAGCAACCACAACGACAGTGTTAGCCAAGCCCGGATACCCGTCATGGAGACCACTCGACCGCTGCAAGCCATCAGCAACAGCTACCATGAGCACCTGGTAAATCAAGCAACAAACTAACCTAGCACTTCTTGTTCCCATAGATATTACAGTGctctctccgattctaaattattgtcgaaatattacatatatctagacgtctttcaagaataaatacatccatatttgaacaaatttgagtcaagaatttagaatcttaGTGAGTACTGTACTAACTATCAAGATATGTATGTAGGAGGAGCGGGAGGACGGCAGCCATGGCTTTGGGTCGGCGTGAGCTGTTGGAGGAGAGGGATGAGGAATGGAGGAGATACCTTGCACCGGAGAGACAAGAAGTCCTGGCCCATCTAGAGCCATGGGCAGAAGCCAACATGCTCCCTCTCCTGAAACCCGCCGACTCAGCCTGGCAGCCGTCAGACTTCCTCCCGGACGCGGCGACGCTAGGCGGCGAGGGCTTCGCCGCGGCGTGCGCCGaggtccgcgcgcgcgccgagcTCGTCCCGGACGCGCTCCTGGTGTGCCTCGTCGGCAACATGGTGACAGAGGAAGCCCTGCCGACCTACCACGCCATGTCGAACCGCTTCGAGGCCACCCGCGACGCgaccggcagcggcggcgacgcctgGGCGCGGTGGCTCCGGGGCTGGTCCGCCGAGGAGAACCGCCACGGCGACCTCCTGAGCCGCTACTGCTACCTGTCCGGCCGCGTCGACATGCGCCGGGTGGAGCGCACCGTGCACGCGCTCGTGGCCAACGGCATGCCGATGCACGCCCCTGCCAGCGCGCACCACGGCTACGTCTACGTCGCCTTCCAGGAGCGCGCCACGGCGGTCTCCCACGGGAACACGGCCAGGAAGGCCGGGGCTTGCGGGGACCCGCTGCTGGCCCGGATCtgcggcgccgtcgccggggacgAGAAGCGGCACGAGGCGGCCTACACGCGGCTCGTGGCCAGGATCTTCGAgtgcgacgccgacgccgccgtgcgcgccaTGGCGTACATGATGCGGCGCAGGATCACCATGCCCGCCGCGCTCATGGACGACGGCGGCCCCGGCGGCTCCAGCCTCTTCGCGAGGTacgcggcggccgcgagcCAGGCAGGGGTGTACACGGCGGCGGACTACCGGGCCATACTGGAGCACCTGATCCGGGAGTGGAAGGTTGAGGAGCTGGCGGCGGGGCTGTCCGGGGAAGGGAGGCGGGCCAGGGACTACGTGTGCGCCTTGCCGGACAAGATCCGGAGGATGGAGGAGAAGGCCTTTGAcaggacgaagaagaagcccaGCCTTGTTCCGTTTAGCTGGATCTTCGATAGGCCTGTTAGTCTCGTGCTGCCTTGATTCAAAATGAGCCCAACTAGAAACCCAGCCCTTTCTCCTCCACACAGCACATCAACCAAGAAGTCACTACGTGTTCAACGATCTTAAATTCCCACGTCTTGAGGTAGACGAATTATGCAGCTTTCTAAAACCCACGAGGTTAGTCTAGTATGTCCAACTATGATATTTTGTAATTTCGTCACCGATTACGCGGAAAAACGTCAAAGATGCCAAATAGGGACCTCAAAGACGTTTGATTTCGAATGACCATGATGAAACTTTTAGTTTTATCAATGATCTTGTTTATATTCATTTCGGTTGTATCAATCTATTGTATTTTCTTCCGTGATCAAATAAAGCCACATATTGTTGCTCTAAAGAAAATGAGTAGATATCAACGAACCCCAGTAAGCGACACATAAGAATCAAAAAGCTAGAACTTCCCAGCACAAGAGAAACGTAATACCAGCACAAAAAAAAGCTAGAACTTAAACACAACTCTAGTACTGATTGGTTacgagaaaacaaaatttttaATGGAACAGGTTGAAGGCAGAACCGTCAAGTGGTAGGGACATGTTTCACCGCGTGTCGCCACGGAAGGAATGGACTCCAACAGCTTTCAATCCTTGCATCCGCGCTTGTCATCCCCAACTCCGACCAACCGCCGCCGTGAGCCGATCTCCTCTCATGTGAGTTCCGCCCTTCGGCTGTTTACGTGAAAAGAAATCATCCTTAAAACTGACTGTAACGTGCTTACGGAGTTATGGAAGACCCAGAAGAAAAACAGGGCTGCTGTTCTTCCGATTCTGAACCAAATTGATGAACCCAGAGCAGCTTTTATTTCCTTTGAATTTCGTTATGTAAGCCGTGAGGCAAATATTGCAGCTCATCAAACCTCTAGTCTTCAGCCCGAGCGTGCTCCCAGAGTCCCAGGTGCCGCGTTTCTTTCTCACTGTATTACGCGTGACTGTATTTGTGCTGATGAATGAAAGCTCTTTCTTCGGGGGAAGAAAAAAGATACAGTACATACTTCATTTGCCAAACCGAGTAACCATAAGCATAGAACTGTATTGTTCTTGCAACTGGTACACACGAAGTTAGAACATCGAGAAGTGGGGcaaaagaaaagcagaaaCAGTTCTAGCTTATGGATCTAAACTCTGGGGCAAGAGAACAGCATGCCCAATCGCCCTAGCAGATCACCAGACCATATAAATTCTTTCAGTAACTTTTAGGCTCGTTATACAACATTGGTAGCTTTAGCCTTCTAGTACAATCCTCAATCAGTACTCCGTACCTGGTATTGCAAGTGAACTAAAAAATGCAGAACTTTGATAAATACCATCAAACTATCACTTCTTTCCACCTCCAGAAACATTGAACTTAAAGAAGATGATGTCTCCATCCTGCACCACATAGGTCTTCCCTTCTTGCCTGTACTTTCCAGCAGCCTACAATACAGGACAAAAGATTATTGTAACTCGTAACAACAATTTTATAGAGGTCCATATATTTTAACTTCCAAGACGACAATCATACCTTGACAGCAGATTCACTGCCCAGTTCTTTTAGATCTTCAAACTTCATTACCTGATCCAAAGAGTAATCATGTAAGCAAGAATCTGGGTCAAAATATGCATACAGTCAAGTAAACAACACCATGGTAGCCCAGTGGCCACAACAGTGTGCACTACCAAATTCAAAGCAAAATAACCGAAACATCATGGAGATAAATGATTACTCTATTGTACAAAAATGTTCTCCCTACCTTCAGGAGAACACTTCtgtacaataaaaaaaatgctacatGCCACCACTTACAACAAGTGAATAGCAATGATTAACTTGGAATGCCACTGTTCAAATATCCAGAATATATACAAAATAATTAACTTCTAGTTATTTGAAAAAGGAGTACCTCAGCACATATGAAACCTCTTTCAAAATCAGTGTGAATGGTACCAGCAGCTTGAGGGGCTTTAGTTTGACGTCTGATCTGCCAACATTTTACCTGAATAGAGAATTCAAGCTTGTCAGTAATCCAACAAAATTTATATTCTCAATGTACAAATACCTAGTTCAAACCCAAAACATGAACATCATAAGTTTCAATTCCAACTACATCTCAACAATAGCTACAAGATGCAAGTTCGATCATTTGTTCATATTTTTGTAAAAATACAGAAAGCGACATTCTAATGatattattttcatttgtCTAATCtcattatatttttatataataGTCCAAACTAGAAATTTAATTATTGCACACTTCCTAGAATGTCATTTACTTTGGAATAGACATagtaactactccctccgatccataaaatgtgtcgcccacttagtacaaaatttgtactaacttagtacaaaatgggtgacactttttatggatcggagggagtaataaatacTAACGTAAGCACTGAAATTTTGCACAGCACAATTGTAAACAGGGAACTGTGGTACCACCAATTTAGCAACATGAAGTAAAGTATGGCTTATAATGGATCAACATCCTGGCACAGGTAAGCACAACGTAAACAGAGAAATATACCTCATCAGGACCAGCAGTGAAGAAGTATATAAGATGAATTGCTGCAAAACCAGTCTTGATGATTTTGGGGATCAAACTGTTGACAGTAGTGAAAGATTTAGTGGCATGTGGAATGTGCAAAAACGAAGTTGCAATGCATTGTTATAGAAAATAGTAGCAATTCAAGCATAATTATGCCAGATAACTTGCCTTGTTATCTGGTTTTCAGCACAATATTTAGCAGCTTCATCCGCTGGCATATCCACCAGTTTCTGTTCAAAAGCACAGCTGAAAGGAATAATAGTTTCACCACCATGTTCTTGCACCCTGAATAATAGTTATATGTTAGTTTATATTACAGCTATGCTAATAGAACAAAATGTCATCAGGTTTAATCAAAATCCAATAACATGCAGTACAATTAATTTCTTACCATGAAGAAAAGCCTAGAACATAATTTAGAAAATACAATTCATTTaatcaactactccctcttcccatattaagtgactcaaatttgtctaaatatgaatgtatctatatactaaaatacgtctagatacatgtaatagaaagtcacttaatatgggacggagggagtaatagctTTCAATTGCTGATATCCAATGTAAGCGATCAATAGAATTTGTGATATTCTAGCCCAATCGATAGATCTAAGCATAACCATTGTTTCCTTTATGTGATAACATTTGTGAACTTAAAACACTTGTAAATGACTGCTCTATTCAACATATCATATACAACAAGATCTATCATTGCCTCCCATCCCATGTATATCCTACTGAACTTGAACAAAAGATCCACAGAAAATCAGCATTTGTAGTTCAAATTGCATTTTGTATAGCATTAGGTCATCTAAGATTCCGCTATAGCAATTAGACTTGGGGCAGAATTAATACCAAGCATGTATCTTGGGTAGAAACTTGTTCTTTTTCCTCTGGTAGTCTTTCTCGCTCATGTTCACCTGCACAAAATAGCATACCAGACTAAACAATACGGCTCCATTTTACTTCAGGAAGGTTGCTTAGGCCTCATAGAAGGCTACCTACAAGAAAAGGGTACCTCCTATCTTTCAATAATTGATAACAATAATGTAAAGTCAAAGGATTAACCCAGTTACGTGAGCTGACTATATAGTTACTGGAGAGAATAACATCCATTTGGCCTGATTACTCGAGTGAATGTGGGATGGACCCAGACACCAGGAATTTTCTATTGTTGCCGTGTAAGTACAAATAATAATTGTATGAAAGTAATATCTAGCCTTGATCAACCATTTAGACCACCCACCTCTCCTCTATTCCCATTACAAATCCCGATGCACCTTTTGgaccaaaaagaaagaacccATATGCACATATCATTATCTTGGGTTTATCTACTTTCTGTCAAACTCCACTGTCGCTTTTTGCATACCTCGCTTTGATTCTTGCTCAAGCATGGAAGTACACCTTTAAACAACCATGTCAACTATACCATACAGCGCCTTTCAGTAAAATAAACAA includes:
- the LOC100828511 gene encoding acyl-[acyl-carrier-protein] desaturase 7, chloroplastic isoform X2, which translates into the protein MAPFAAATTTTVLAKPGYPSWRPLDRCKPSATATMSTWSGRTAAMALGRRELLEERDEEWRRYLAPERQEVLAHLEPWAEANMLPLLKPADSAWQPSDFLPDAATLGGEGFAAACAEVRARAELVPDALLVCLVGNMVTEEALPTYHAMSNRFEATRDATGSGGDAWARWLRGWSAEENRHGDLLSRYCYLSGRVDMRRVERTVHALVANGMPMHAPASAHHGYVYVAFQERATAVSHGNTARKAGACGDPLLARICGAVAGDEKRHEAAYTRLVARIFECDADAAVRAMAYMMRRRITMPAALMDDGGPGGSSLFARYAAAASQAGVYTAADYRAILEHLIREWKVEELAAGLSGEGRRARDYVCALPDKIRRMEEKAFDRTKKKPSLVPFSWIFDRPVSLVLP
- the LOC100828511 gene encoding acyl-[acyl-carrier-protein] desaturase 7, chloroplastic isoform X1 — its product is MAPFAAATTTTVLAKPGYPSWRPLDRCKPSATATMSTWRSGRTAAMALGRRELLEERDEEWRRYLAPERQEVLAHLEPWAEANMLPLLKPADSAWQPSDFLPDAATLGGEGFAAACAEVRARAELVPDALLVCLVGNMVTEEALPTYHAMSNRFEATRDATGSGGDAWARWLRGWSAEENRHGDLLSRYCYLSGRVDMRRVERTVHALVANGMPMHAPASAHHGYVYVAFQERATAVSHGNTARKAGACGDPLLARICGAVAGDEKRHEAAYTRLVARIFECDADAAVRAMAYMMRRRITMPAALMDDGGPGGSSLFARYAAAASQAGVYTAADYRAILEHLIREWKVEELAAGLSGEGRRARDYVCALPDKIRRMEEKAFDRTKKKPSLVPFSWIFDRPVSLVLP